The following proteins come from a genomic window of Methanocella conradii HZ254:
- a CDS encoding OBG GTPase family GTP-binding protein, with protein sequence MTIEEEIRAIQEEMDRTQKNKATEHHLGKLKAKMARLKDELIKRAIASKGGGEGYSVKKSGDATVTLVGFPSVGKSTLINKLTDAHSEVGEYEFTTLDVIPGIMEYRQAKIQILDLPGLVKGASAGRGRGREVISVIRSCDLIVMIIDVFNYQHLKVLEDELYDAGIRINQRPPDVTITKLVKGGITITSTVELSLDHETIKTILGEYKIHNALVNIREDITADQLIDVIRGNRVYIPAITVVNKIDLVDKEQLKLFPKDALKISADMELNLDALREEIYNKLGFINIYLKPQGGPADMDEPLIMRKGCTVGDVCDRLHKDFRRKFRYARVWGNSAKHAGQRVGLDHQLEDGDILTIIIQK encoded by the coding sequence ATGACAATCGAGGAAGAGATACGGGCCATCCAGGAAGAGATGGATAGGACCCAGAAAAACAAGGCAACCGAGCATCATCTGGGCAAGCTCAAGGCCAAGATGGCCAGGCTCAAGGACGAGCTCATCAAGAGGGCCATCGCGTCTAAGGGCGGGGGAGAAGGCTACAGTGTAAAGAAGAGCGGGGACGCTACCGTTACTTTGGTCGGCTTTCCATCCGTGGGCAAGTCCACGCTCATCAACAAGCTGACCGACGCACACTCCGAGGTTGGCGAGTACGAGTTCACCACGCTTGACGTAATCCCGGGTATAATGGAGTACAGGCAGGCGAAGATACAGATACTGGATCTGCCCGGCCTGGTGAAGGGCGCCTCGGCGGGCAGGGGAAGGGGCCGCGAGGTCATCTCGGTGATAAGGAGCTGCGATCTAATCGTAATGATAATCGACGTTTTTAACTATCAGCACTTGAAGGTCCTCGAGGACGAGCTCTACGATGCGGGCATTCGCATTAACCAGCGCCCTCCCGACGTCACCATCACGAAGCTCGTCAAGGGGGGCATAACGATAACCTCCACGGTAGAGCTAAGCCTGGACCACGAGACCATAAAGACCATCCTGGGCGAGTATAAGATCCATAACGCCCTCGTGAACATAAGGGAGGACATCACGGCGGACCAGCTCATCGACGTCATACGGGGTAACAGGGTGTACATCCCGGCCATTACCGTGGTAAACAAGATAGACCTGGTGGATAAGGAGCAGCTGAAGCTTTTCCCGAAGGACGCCCTGAAGATATCTGCTGACATGGAGCTAAACCTGGATGCGTTAAGGGAAGAGATATACAACAAGCTAGGGTTCATCAACATTTATTTGAAGCCTCAGGGCGGCCCTGCGGACATGGACGAGCCCCTCATCATGAGGAAAGGGTGCACGGTGGGGGACGTGTGCGACCGGCTCCATAAGGACTTCAGGCGAAAGTTCAGGTATGCCAGGGTATGGGGGAATTCGGCGAAGCACGCAGGGCAGCGCGTAGGGCTCGATCACCAATTAGAAGACGGCGACATACTCACAATAATAATACAGAAATGA
- a CDS encoding ABC transporter ATP-binding protein, with translation MLKQQMIEENKIKGGHIIDCSKVSMRFGKIMALDEVDLRVEYGENYGLLGPNGAGKTTLIRILCGLLKPTSGTAIVLGRKMPDRRNNASIGYMTQMDALYNDLTIRENVRFFASIYGLRGHERERRIDEILEVTALSDRQHSVVSTISGGMRKRASIACALVHRPRLLFLDEPTVGVDPKLRCDLWKYFHELNSEGVTLVVSTHVMDEAEHCNRLAFIREGKKLIEGTPAELKAFTSCENLESAFMKFSEAER, from the coding sequence ATGCTAAAACAGCAAATGATAGAAGAAAATAAAATTAAGGGCGGGCACATCATCGATTGCTCAAAGGTTTCGATGCGATTCGGGAAGATAATGGCGCTCGACGAGGTTGACCTCAGGGTCGAATACGGGGAAAACTATGGGCTGCTCGGCCCAAACGGGGCTGGCAAGACCACTTTGATCAGGATACTATGCGGACTGCTGAAGCCCACGTCTGGCACGGCGATCGTGCTCGGCAGGAAAATGCCCGACCGGCGAAACAACGCCTCCATCGGCTACATGACCCAGATGGATGCCCTATATAACGATTTAACGATAAGGGAGAACGTCCGCTTCTTCGCCTCAATCTACGGGCTAAGAGGACACGAGCGGGAGAGGCGGATAGATGAGATACTTGAGGTCACAGCCCTCTCAGACAGGCAGCACAGCGTGGTGAGCACCATCTCAGGGGGCATGAGGAAGCGAGCCTCCATAGCCTGTGCCCTCGTTCACAGGCCGAGGCTGCTATTTTTAGACGAGCCCACCGTGGGGGTGGACCCGAAGCTGAGGTGCGACCTCTGGAAGTACTTCCACGAGCTAAACAGCGAGGGCGTCACACTCGTCGTCTCTACCCACGTCATGGACGAGGCGGAGCACTGTAACAGGCTTGCTTTTATAAGGGAGGGTAAAAAGCTCATAGAGGGGACGCCCGCCGAGCTTAAGGCGTTCACGTCATGCGAGAACCTCGAAAGCGCGTTTATGAAGTTCTCGGAGGCAGAGCGATGA
- a CDS encoding ABC transporter permease has product MSPLRILSLARRIITQCLRDRRTFGLIIIVPSVVMALLGYFYTTGSSSTVTLGVVNEDAGLGSLSLSRDVVDALRGQDNLTVIEVSRVDVNQSLKDKKLDGAIIFGPDFTKGIILNGTASADIITEGTDQGKSAAVNVKVRNAMTSAFAKMKNGSLNLNVSSSVIYGEGFTTLDLFAPYLLGVIAFAFIFIFTGVTFLRERSFGTFERLLVSPITRSEIILGYMLGFSLFAIIQSMIILLFAVFVLNVKIVGSIYSVVALQLLITLVSVNLGIFCSSFAKNELQAVQFIPLLILPQVFLDGMFWPISTLPGYLQVFSYIMPLTYANDALQNIMVRGYGIWDVWADVAILLAFAVAMIALSAISLNKRLQ; this is encoded by the coding sequence ATGAGCCCATTGAGGATACTCTCATTGGCAAGGCGCATCATCACGCAGTGCCTCAGGGATCGCCGCACCTTCGGCTTAATTATTATCGTCCCCTCCGTCGTCATGGCGCTGCTCGGCTACTTCTACACGACGGGCTCCAGTTCCACCGTCACGCTGGGCGTCGTCAACGAGGACGCGGGCCTGGGCAGCCTGTCCCTCTCCAGGGACGTGGTGGATGCGCTGAGAGGGCAGGATAACCTGACGGTCATAGAGGTCAGCCGCGTAGACGTAAACCAATCCTTAAAGGATAAGAAGCTCGACGGAGCCATCATCTTCGGCCCCGATTTCACGAAGGGCATCATCCTTAATGGCACGGCGAGCGCTGACATCATCACGGAGGGCACCGACCAGGGCAAGTCTGCCGCTGTTAACGTGAAGGTGCGTAACGCCATGACCTCCGCGTTCGCCAAAATGAAAAATGGTAGCCTCAACCTCAACGTAAGCTCATCGGTAATCTATGGAGAGGGCTTCACCACGCTCGACCTGTTCGCGCCATATTTGTTAGGCGTCATCGCCTTCGCCTTCATTTTCATATTCACCGGCGTTACCTTTTTAAGGGAGCGCTCCTTCGGCACGTTCGAGCGCCTCCTCGTCTCGCCCATAACCCGCTCCGAGATCATCCTTGGCTACATGCTCGGCTTCAGCCTGTTCGCCATAATACAGTCCATGATAATCCTCCTGTTTGCCGTATTCGTGCTGAACGTGAAGATCGTGGGCAGCATCTACTCGGTGGTGGCGTTACAGCTCCTCATCACGCTGGTGAGCGTAAACCTGGGAATCTTTTGCTCCTCGTTCGCGAAGAACGAGCTCCAGGCCGTCCAGTTCATACCCCTGCTGATATTGCCCCAGGTGTTCCTGGACGGCATGTTCTGGCCCATCTCCACGCTGCCAGGCTACCTGCAGGTATTCTCATACATAATGCCCCTGACCTACGCGAACGACGCCCTCCAGAACATAATGGTGAGAGGATACGGCATCTGGGACGTGTGGGCCGACGTGGCCATATTGCTGGCGTTCGCAGTGGCAATGATAGCGCTATCGGCGATTAGCCTCAACAAGCGGCTACAATAA